The DNA sequence gatctaggactatgctttctacgtaccgtcacccagccggcctgaggccccggctgcacgggctctgctgaaggactgctacggggagctaccctcggtggctccaccctggctaaggggcctcggctatctgctggtttttcaacagcgcggagcctccaattccgacaccctcgtctccaaagctacaaaaatgctacatttattacacgtaccattatcactaaaggaggcagaggagtaactgaacatctgacagagagaggaggagactcagagagagaaacagcagaacgggtagccatgttGGAGCTAAAGCTAGCGCTAAACTatcgaccccttaccactaatAGCAAAAACTGAGAgtgagagtccccaaacgttaaaacagcaaaagaaaGTATTCgttttaatgtgcttatgtattagaacaagtaagagatatcacagtagagagaaatcagatcaaacgagagagccaaacaatccaccgagtgcaacagcgaaaacaggaagtgacgccTTACCAGCTTATAAATAGCTTTATaaccttttccagactgatagatctcAGTTACCTTTTGCCtcatttgttcctgaatttctCAGCATGATGTCTAGCTTTTGAGGATCTTTTGGTATACttcacttcttcttcttcttcttgtattatttttggcagttggcaaataacgttatgatgtgcattaccgccaccgactggtatggagtgtggttcttcatggttttaaatcttatttactattacaacaatcaaattctatttattaatttagggcttttgaaaaatttaattataatttgaatatgtttgctacctaaacttctttgcaaagtatctctcaaaataaaattttctttaatacctacaaattttCTCCTTAAAAtcgttctttcttgttcatatttctgacacttcaatattacatgttctattgtttcctcctctccacaataatcacattttcctgtattatgtttcttcatcttgaacaatgtagaattaagtcctgtatgtcctattcttaatcttgtaattaatctttcctcttttctactccttcttcctgttcttacttctcctactatcttgttgattctgtaaaaccatcttcctttcttttcttcatcccaccttttttgccactctttcctgattctctgtttaattatatttcttgcctcggacctactaatatttattataaagctaatgttgttttgtgttgccttctttgctatcctgtccgccttctcattccctctaactcctacatgtgctggtacccataaaaacactaatattaatcctattctttgtattctaaataaagtatgttttatttccaacaaaatgtctggtctaccctctgaatgattatgttttaaacttaataatgctgaacttgagtctgaacaaatgattgtttttaatggttttatatcctccacccactgcactgctaacaatatggctaataattctcctgaatatactgataatccatctgtaattctccttcctacttttatttaaaattctggtattacaaatgctactcctattttttcatctgtttttgatgcgtctgtgtaaatctggacataatgatagtaattgtttatacattcttgtattatacttgaatctaaactacatttcgtatcctttttcttttccatcaatgccatatccaccactgcttctggtaacagccacggtggcactactggcaaaggcaacattgaacttatttctttttcatatatttgaaattcttctgctatactattgataatccaaccaaaactcttaacttgtttttttttcttttttccagcatggttttaaaatatcacgtgtgggatgatccggattattgctttgtaaatttatccagtaatttattgctaactgtttccttcttagatctaatggcatatctcccatctctacctgaagtgctgctattggtctggttctgattgctcctgtacaaattcttaaagcttgatgttgtatattgtctaattttataagatgagtgtttgctgctgatccataaattatacttccataatcaatatttgatctaattaatcctgtataaattatttttaatgatgttcgatctgctccccaatcaataccagccatacatctcataatgtttaatatttttttgcatttatctatgattctttctatatgtactttccatataattttttcatcaaaccatatacctaaaaattttatattttttacttgttctaaaacttgattgtataattttagttttatattttctcttttccttttccgtgtaaacaccattacttttgttttttccactgagaatttaaatccccattgatttgcccattgttctattctaataatctcatcctgtattttcttttcaataagtttgatattacgaccccttttccatatagctccatccattaacatttaaataatatgttaatctattattaatcattttttccattattttacaaatatttgatgttaacgtgatcggtctataattttctggttttgtgttatcttttcctggtttagctattggaataattattgctaaccttccagctctgtggcagctctccctcctcccagactttattgtataattttaatattttgtcttttgctttgtcattaagatgttctatcatcgtatagtacatttgatcttttccaggtgatgtattttttgttttcctggttacaaagttcaattccccttgtgtaaatggttaatttattaatttattagtatctacattattttgcattaattctttatatttcatctttgtgatttccctacctttctttccctcttcactaatattatttgaactatgaattttactaaatgttttagctaatatttctgctttttctttatcttccgttatagttatattatctatttttaatataggatatccatattcttttctaatacccttcattcttttaatcgttttccaaatttgatcaatttttgtttctctccctacagtattacaaaagtttctccaatattctctttttgcatgtttaataatctttcttacctttgcctgctttcttttgtattcaattagattctgataaattgggttattttttaacattttaaatgctttatttttttattttattacttcactacaatcttttgtccaccatggcacaatttttttatcgttctttcttcctcctttttttattgattcttctgcagcctgtaagatttttttacagatatttatatttaaactatttatatcaattgacttggctgcacggtggcgcagttggtagcactgttgccttgcagcaagaaggtcctgggttcaattcccaaccgggggtctttctgcatggagtttgcatgttctccctgtgcatgcgtgggtcttcaccgggtactctggcttcctcccacagtccaaagacatgcctgttaggtaaattggtcactctaaattgcccttaggtgtatgagtgtgtgcatggttgtttgtgtgttgccctgcgatggactggcaacctgtccagggtgtaccctgcctctcgcccatagactgctggagataggcaccagctaccctgtgacccactatggaataagcggtagaaaatgactgactgactgatatcaattgactcatctatttcttccaatttcttttgacttaaatatttaaatttttcccaatcagccttattaaagttccatcttttatataatcctgtattcatgttatttattaatattcctgttatgattttaatggggtaatgatcactgcctactgttgtatctttgtcaatgtcccactcacagttattggctaaacaatttgatactattgttaaatcaatcacagactctgtacctgtttttacattaattcttgttcctcttccatcatttatacataccaaattttttatttccattatttcttcaataacttgtccatttttatcattacattttccccataatgttttgttagcattaaaatctccacaccagactacttttccttctaagtatcccattaattcatccatcaactcaaatgataatattttacatggattataaaaatgtattatcttacatttttcttttttattgtaaatttcaactactatgtattctaaatttttaccttttcctaatatctgatattgtatcccttcttttataaatattccacatcctcctccacttccttcttgtctatcccttctgatactattataccctttaaacagaaaatctaggtttggctttaaccacatctcctgtatacatataatttctggtttttcttcaattccatctatataccctttaaattccTTTCCATTAGCGATTAAGcttcttgcattccactgtaatattatcatatatttctatcagctggggttcctccttgccttccatctgtttccaactttttattaatgttttcccaagatccttctttaaaccctaagaacttttctgctcctctgactattattttaatcttttctgttttgtgtttagcctgttcagtgcagttaatgacatatgctatgaataatatcagtttttccacagacattgtaaaattttcctctgattctacttttctttgttgataatctggaatcctaatttgaccttcatcccttgatctttctttctgtacatttttgactgcttcggcatagcttatgtttttagtcattttaatttgttggatttcttttgctttcttccttacctcacatcccccgaatgtgactatgttgccctccacaattgcaacatttttcctacacttcttccccacaaacttcaattctgtgatcttctccacactttggacatctttgttttcctttgcagacagctgctatatgaccatatctctgacatttaaaacatcttagtggtggaggaatgaaaggcctcacagaaaaactcagatatcctattttaacattttgtggcaacaccttttcttcaaagtctattaaaattgataggcttcctactctttctccatttacattttttgtcagtcttttgagattttttatctttgcaccaacaatgcttttttttttacttgtctatatcttcctccagaggaatgccataaattaccccccgaatgattttatcttctcctataatcttcctctctgtcactgttttcttgcaaatgttttcaatttgtaaagcctttcttctttgttcttcggttttacacaccaccagtatatttccatctctcaagaccttcaccatttcaacatctatctttttttttatttctctagatagtgaaataggactcagcttctttttcattttcttcttcattttttatctttaatattattttacattcatcccttccgattttcctcctaactactctctcttcttcagaactgttttcttccagctctcttttactcctttggctgtctaacaatttcccttcttctgctttacctcttccgcgtcctctccctctacttactggcgtccattcatcaaagtccatattatcctcctgtgtatccattctgaaccattcacataccagtttatgccttttactgccacttccaaaagtaaataatttctaccactgTGGGGTTCTAAGTAGACCAGCATTTTCAGATCGAAGTTTCGCGCTCCGCCGACCGGTTCGAGCAGCCTCAGCCTGTGTCGCAGGTCCACCAAGCCAACCCAGCCCCCTCTCTGTCCGACCCCAGCCGGTATACTTCACTTTGTCGGGAAGGTCCTATTTAAGGGATTTCTTGATTGAGAAGAGgtgtggcagtaatcaggcctgggtgtaaCTAGAGAAAAGTGAATTCAGGTGTGATAAACCATAGTTAAGTTATGTTTTAACAGCAGGGATCAatcactttttccacatattatTTACAtaggtttggattttttttacctcccttaataataaaaaccttcatttgaaaaccacagtttgtgtttacttgtgttgtgattatgaatatattatttaatatgtaatattaatactttaatattttattaaataatatttcagtctgttaaaggttgtcctgtgaataccagcccaataaggcagtggtattaggataaaattgaaagggatgagccaagctctggcattattgaacagcaaatctATGTACACAcatagaatgaattcacacaatttcttaaaatacaagaatttattaaccaaaataagtcaactcaacgtcaaacatatttcaatcaacaaactctttactatgctaaaacaacccatcTAAATTCCcaaacagaatgaaagaataaggaagaccaatgggctatgtacaatataaacaaattgatcaaagatggttgaaaaccatgaccaaaagagtgatgcaatatcaCTCAGTATTTATGTTTGATAaaacaaggattatcttgaagaatctggaaatgaagttaagttagtcttggaactaacgtaggcaataattggtataccttaaAACCCAACACAATaccaagatcagataaaacattattttaatcaaatattttaaagaatgatttgctgaataaaaccaaccttctggatgactaattctcaactgtgtttaattagctgcatttattaattaaaatatttaaagaaatattaaaataatatttaaggaaatactATTTTGAATGAGAaccacatttctgtataaatgggtcttaatggtgtttacttggttatcaagtttagtaaaataatatttagggaaatattatttcctagactgaaaactaacaacctttttgggtaaatgatctttagctgaCTGAaagtaggcaagcacgtgttctttgCTGTTAGCCTTAGGAGCTAACAAAATAAACgtgtagcttatcatcagaatcaagcacatacctttaaaataccactaataaaacggttaaaatgcataagcatggacagCACGTTATagctgatcttctgtgtttaaaatcaccttttaaataaagttcgtcttaacttttaaaacacagaacacataaactgagcacgtgctgaacagctaatctgctagcactaagatagctgagttctcaacacaaacaaaaccaaacgtcataaaatgaACCCTgcttagattatttcattctaaacttcTCTGTcaaaacactacctcttacgtgaaccatgctgagaagttgtccggggcgacaaagttgaggaaagcatccacagttaactaagggttaacttgcagctaacctctgtagctgtgggggAATAcaggatacacaaacagcaatacattcctacttaacttagtgcatatgattgcgtgatCCTATGACACTTTTGGATCCAGTATGAAGAGGTATGTGTTTGCCAGCAAAGGGACATTAGCACGCcgtgtctctccttccagttccgctgaggacctgcgtggaagaggtctgtttgttgcaaagcggggtttttattcaaacactgATGTCACGGGAAGTACGCAGTtactcctgttcctggctgtgctggaagtaggttaatgcgatttattttgaaagttccagaaaagttcttactggccttaatgttgtaacccatggctggggtcccaacatttgtgttgtctttggctgatatttaaatttgtttcatgATCTGAAATCGTTAAGAgtaacaaacatgcaaaaaaagaaatcaggaaggaagcaaacactttttcacaccactgtaaCTTAAACACCTACCTATCCTCCATGGTTCTCATACTattatataatgtatattaataAAAAGGATGGTATTAACAATATGAGTACTTCTCAGTACAGAgtcaaaaaaaaccaaaaaacactggtgcacccatttaaagttaaaatgctACTGGTTGTCTGACTTAGAACTAGAACAGTTAAATTGTTATAATTTTGAGATTTGAGTTTCAGCTTCAGCTTCGACAGAGCTAACAGAGCTACTGGCACCTactcagatttgtttttcccaTATTATGTGTTCCCAGACCAGTATGTGTTGTAATTTATACTTGCTTACTGTCTACTCAAACCTGCAGTCAGTAAGATGACTGAACTGTACATTGTACTGctcactttttgaattaaaaggagataaattaacttttcaaagaCATGCCAATTTATTGTGATGCAGCTGTACTTTAAACTGAAGATAGAACTCAACTGATATTCTTAACCACAAGCCTGATGTGTCAAACCCTTTAAATGTCAGTTTAACCAGCATAATAAATATGCAAACACACAGGTATGATATtatgtagtttttatttaaatcaacacATAAAACCACCAAGTATACACAAATCACTGACCGGTAAAGATGCTGGTGAAAAACGATACATGTGAAGTACACctttccagattagtggaagAAATTATTTGGTGAATATATGTAGAAAAGAGTGCAACTCACAGTGAAAGAAAGGCAGACTGTGTCTGTGTAAGTCTGTGCATGTTCTTTGTAACTTGACTAGTTAATCTAATATTCAGACTGTTTTAGTCTTTTAGGTTTTCTGCAGTTTATCCATGTCGTCTTTCATAAAGTTAAAGGGCTTATCATAGCCCATGAGATGATTATAGTCATGCGGAAAGGAGAAGAGGTCCGGATTCACCAGGAATCCCACATGACCAGCATAAAAGGTGGTGAACATTTTGCTAACAGCTGGGATCCTGACCTGACTCTGATGGAACACACACCGTTTCTCTGTCAGGAAGACACTGTAGGTGATGGCAGTGTAGGTGTCTCTATCTGGATAATGGTACAGACGGATAATGTAGCCCTTTGTGATGAGATGGAGGAGGATGGGAGTGAGGAAAGTGAAGAAGCCTACAATGCTGCCTAAAGCAACCTGCAGGGCGATGCTACTGACTCCCAGCCCAGTCTTCAGGAGGATTTGTGGTATGAGGATGAGGCTGGCGCCACTGGTACAGTAAGAGAATATCTTCACCCCTGTCCAAACAAGATTCACAGATCACTGCAAAAGTCACAATACATTCTTTAACTACATAAATTCTAATTTAGACAGtgtatgtaaaaaacaaattcctAACAGACCTCAAGAGAACCTGATTACAATATGTGATCAGAACAACAAAACTTTGTACATTTGTCTTATTATCAAAACAAGCAACAGCATGGTAAAAGAAATGAGGCTCTCTAAATGGGAAAACAATAAGTAGTAAGTTGTCACATAAATATTTCCAATatatttccaaaatatttattttagggGGGCAGAGGGGAGCTGGAGCATCTGCCCCTTTTCCTTGTTGCCCAAAAGTGTCCTTTTGgtcaaaaaatttatttatttatttatttattcattcatataCATAAGCCCTTCTCTGACTCCTAATAAAAACGTGTATTAATAATGCTATCTAATGTTATTTCGTAAGAGAGATGACATGACCATTCCCCACAGTCACCTCGTGACCTTTAACCCTTGTCACCCAAGCAGTAACTGCCTATCGCGCAGTGAGTTAGAGAAGCCGAGCCTACAATATGTCACTTTTCGTCCAGATTCCAGGACAGTTGTTGGTCAATGTGAGTGAATTTATAAGAAACGAAACTTATCAGACAAGATACTTTGTATCATTTCTGCCTCATCACCGATGGAGGAGCAGTCTGAGCAGAGAGGGGCcgaaacacaacacacacacacggggaGAAAAAAAGGCTCAGTGGGAGGAGACAGGTGAGGAGAAGTTGTTGCAGTATTACTATATTCGTCAAAAAGCTACTGTGAGGGAATGTGTGTGGATAAGATGCACTGCTGCTGCTTTATGGGGACATGAAAATGCAGTTATTCATCTATCAGTCAGCTGTTTTAGAGGGTAGAATAAAGTAAAAAGCCTGTCACTAACAAGTCATTTTGTAGattatattacatttttgtCAAAATTTGTCTCCTCAACTAATAATGTGGGTTTTTATGTTTCAATTTATTGATAgatgattttataaaatatgttatttatCTCTTCAAAAAATTTATAATGCCTCATTTCTTGGAACTTGATTAGATAGTAGTGGGTGCATTTTAAGTAGTGCATTtcgaaatattttttatttattaaatttttttgttttagtttcaagATGCCTTGAAAAGAAAGATGTCTGAAACAAACCAGGAAGGAGCTGCTTGAGCTGCCAAAAGTAGGGGATTGTTAACCAACTGGGTCAGAAAGAGTACAACAGGTaagaacaaaaatactaagataTTATATAGTCAACATATGGATGTTTGGTTGTGCACTTTTGTTGAATTTTACAAGCGACGAGTTTAAGAGTTCCTAATGAATGATACTTCCAGAATGGCAGTGAGCTAGGGTAGGCATGTGAATAGCAACCAAAACACGATTTTGCCTATTACCTAAGAACACgaccataaataaaaaaggagtTAATTGTTATATGAGCTGTAAGAATTATGAAGAAAGAAGTGTGCGGCTTTCAGTCAGTTTAAGGCTAAGCTGTATGAGAAGGGCGTCAAGTTTTTTCTCCATTATCCTGCGGTTCTGTGCCTTGCACACCAGCGAAaggactacatgttttaaaGTGTGAATGCTGCAGAGGATTTTTTGTAAGGCCCACTTTCCAGGTGACGCGGATGCTTGAGGATATTTCTATACAGTGAGCTGATTGAACGCTGCTGACAGAGGAGTTTTTACTTTgatccacaaacacacacaaactgagtACTGAGAATCCTGgcgttcttcttttttttattgtcgaTTATTAAACCCACCCTGGACTTTACTTGGACCAATGGAGGAAGTGACTGGTTTGTCAGGTatgatattttctttctttttttctctctctctttattaAAAGGGACTGCACAGACTTTTTTAGTGAGGACACATCTGAGTGCACTTTGTAATATTAGTTTTGCTCCTTTTTTGTATGTATATTATTTACAGTTATTTTATTACAAGTTGTCCAACTAGTTTACGGCTTATGGCAGTTAAATAAACCACATGGGACGGAGAATTCAGATGGTGTCCTGGAATGTAGGGGGTGTTAATGGCGCCACAAAATGAGCATGAGTTCTTTCTCATATTAAAGCTCTACATGCGGATGTAATTTCCTGCAAGAAACACATTTGAATACTGTCAATCCCCAGCGATTGAGTCGACCCTGGATAAGTTAAAATTTTCATTGACGTTTTAATAATATGACAAGGGCGCATCTATAATGATTAAGAAAAATGTTCCATTTAATGTGTCTGAAACTGTCTTTGACAATAATGGTATATATGTCATTGTTGTGGGTATACTCTGCCAACAGCCAGTTGTGTTAGTGTTTATGCACCTAATCACGACGATgaaaatgttgtaaaaaaatgtcttctttAATGCCAAAACTACACTCACTATTTGATATTAGGTGGTGATATGAATACTGTTCTTGACCCAGCCCTTGACAAATCCAACCCTAGGGATACTACACCTCCTAGGATGGCACGGGCTCTTTTACAATTAATGTCCCAATATGGCTTTACAGATGTGTGGCGCATCTGCATACAACAAACAGTTCTCTTTCTACTCTCATGTTCACAGAATGCATTCACGCATTGACAGTTTTATAATTGATAAAACACTACTTCCGTTAGTGATTTCATCTGAGTATCAGGCAAGAGTAATTTCAGATCACTCTTCTTTAACATTAGATTTACTATTTGTCTCTCAGCCGAGAGAGTTTCGCTTATGGAGGCTTGACCCTGTGCTCCTATCAGACAATAACTTTATAACAAGCATTAATCAGGCTATAGACTGCTACCTAGAGACCAGCCAGGCAAATGACAATTCCAAGCTTGCTCTGGGAAACACTAAAAGCCGTCATCAGGGATGAGATAATCTCATACTCTGCATATCTAAGGAGAACAACTAGCATGCGTAAGCAAGAACTACTACAGTTGATTTCTGATTTGGATTAGTTTTGCTCCTTTTGGATGGTGGTGGTGTGTCCCCCACTGATGAACTTTATAAACAGAAACTTGAGGCAAAGACGGAGTTTGACCTGATCTCAACAACTGAACCCGAAAGGATGTTATACAAAGCTAAGGGTACCCTATACGAACATGGTAAGAAAACAGGACGTATGCTAGCGAATTATCTGAAGGGCAGGAGAGCGGCGCAGATGATTACCCAAATCAGAGATTCGTCTGATCAAACAGCGACTGATGCTCGAGAAATAAATGACCTTTTATTCGCAACTATACAAGTCCAGTGTTGCGCTGGAGGATCTAtcaatgcaacattttttttccgGAATAGAAATACCCAGCTTGTCAGTTGAGGAGAAAACTGCTCTAGATGTCCCAATAGATTGGAATTAGATACAAAAGGCTATTAAATCAATGAACATTGGAAAATTACCAGGACCAGATGTCTTTTTGGTCGAGTTTTACAAAAGATTCTCCTTGAAACTTGCACCTTTATGACTTGATCTGTATATTGATTCTTTTCAAAAGGGTATCTCACCTCCTACTCTCAGGCAAGCTGCCATTTTCTTAATACATAAACAAGGAAAAGACCCAGACATCTGTGCGTCCTATCGACGTATCTCGCTTCTTAATATAGATGTGAAGATGTTATCCAAAATTACAACAAGCCGACTTGAAGTTATTATGCACCGTGTAATCTCGGAGGATCAAACGGGTTTCATAAGAAACCGTCACTCCTTTACAAATGTGCGTCGATTTCTTAACATAATGTTTTCTCCTAGTACATTGTCTGCCCTAGAAGTTGTTGTCTCTTTAGATGCCGAAAAGGCCTTTGACCATGTGGAGTggccttatttgttttttttctcttaccaAACTTGGTTTTAGTGATCACTTCATCTCCTGGATTTGGCTGCTTCATACATCTCGACAAGTGTGTGTGTACTAATTCTGTCAGatcttgttttttctctctTACACGTGGTACCCGTCAAAGATGTCCGCTGTCTCCTCTCCTCTTCGCTCTGGCAATTGAACCACTTTCAGTTGTGCTGAAGAGTCATCACCTTATTCCAGGAATAAAGAGGCCAGGGGTCGAACATAAGGTCTGTTTATATGCCAATGATCTCTTACTTTATTTATCGGACCCAGTCAAGACTATTACTTATGTTTTGGATACTCTCAGATTTGGAAGTTTTTCTGGGTATaaactaaatacaggtccttctcaaaatattagcatattgtgataaagttcattattttccataatgtcatgatgaaaatttaacattcatatattttagattcattgcacactaactgaaatatttcaggtcttttattgtcttaatacggatgattttggcatacagctcatgaaaacccaaaattcctatctcacaaaattagcatatcattaaaagggtctctaaacgagctatgaacctaatcatctgaatcaacgagttaactctaaacacctgcaaaagattcctgaggcctttaaaactccc is a window from the Girardinichthys multiradiatus isolate DD_20200921_A chromosome 15, DD_fGirMul_XY1, whole genome shotgun sequence genome containing:
- the tmem70 gene encoding transmembrane protein 70, mitochondrial translates to MLVRLVQCAFQSLSRPTVPVSLSCLTSGRHNVRLRTIRGPARILSKVRSSCQSSRCVSTTGHTEDGILVYSGSLGTAVRGVKIFSYCTSGASLILIPQILLKTGLGVSSIALQVALGSIVGFFTFLTPILLHLITKGYIIRLYHYPDRDTYTAITYSVFLTEKRCVFHQSQVRIPAVSKMFTTFYAGHVGFLVNPDLFSFPHDYNHLMGYDKPFNFMKDDMDKLQKT